The segment AACGTAGTCAAGAGCTTTTTCTGGAGCTTCTTTGGAATAAATCTGAAAAAAACGATCTACAATCTCTTCGTAAGAGGATTGACCCATTAGAACCAGTACAACTAAAAAAAATAATACTCCTATCTTTTTCATATGACATGATAATTTTCATTGAAATTTCCACCGATCGTGTGACCAAAAATAGTGTGTCGGTTGTAAACTTATGTCCTCTTCGAGCATTCTGACATATGTCCTAGTTAATCCATGAGTAACATCGATAGTGCTACTTTTACTAAGCTCGATAAATTCATAATAATATTTCGTTTCTTTTCGTAGAATTCGGACATAAAACAATGGGAGGTGAAATTTCTTGGCAATATTTTCAGGACCATGTGCAAAAGCAGTTTTTTTTTGAAAAAAATCTACCCAAATGGCCCTAGAAAATTCCGATCGAGTAGGTCTTTGGTCTGCAAGAAATACCATTAAAGAGGGTTCTTTCAAAGCTTTTATTATCATTTCTTTGACTTCCTTCAAAGAATAAAGCTTCATTCCATGAGACTCGCGTTGATGATGTACAAAATTATCGAAATAAGGATTTTTAAAAGGTTTGTAAACCGCATACACCTTGCATTGAAAAAAAGATGGTAAAAAGGACGACAACCATTCCCAGTTGTTGAAATGAGATAACAACAATATAGCGCTCTGACCATTGGCAAGTACCTCTCGAACTTTGCTGTCCCCCTTCCATATTATGTGGTGAGAAATTTGTTCGAAGGACATACTGTAACCTTTTACAGATTCCAATAATATCAACGAAAAGCGATAATAGTAATCCCAGCTGAATCTAAGAAAACTTATCTTAATCTTTTCATTTTTGACTATTTGTTTCCAATTCTTTCTTAAAACTTTCCGTCGGTAACAGGACAAAAACATCAAAACTCCCAACGTCCTTGCCCAAAGTCTTAACATCCATACGGGATTAAATCGAATTAGCAAATATAGAATCTTAAATCCAGCAAATTCTATTTTGTATTTTATCAAATCTGATTCATTTACACAAAGATACATTATTTACTAGTTGCCAAATTGAAATGCTAATACTTTTATAAGTTCATCAACTTTTTTTCATATGCGTCCCTGTTAGCTTAAAAATGTTCAGCTGTTTTGTTGCAATGGTGGATCGTTGTGAATAAAATTTTTTCGTTTTCGTCTGTGAGATGCATAAATTTTTTATAAGCTTACAAACGAATCATTTGGTCTTAGATAATTTAAGGTATATGAATTTTAAATCATGAGAAAGACGAAAAACGAGACAAATACAAAAGGTAAGCTTTTTCCATATTCAATGACCAAATTCCTTTCTAACAAAAATAATTTAATGGAAAACTTTAACTTTTTTTTTTACTTTTGTCTTTAAGAATAGATTTTAAAACAAAATGGATATGAAAAAACAATTATTTATTTTAATGGCGACATGGTCGCTGTTTGTTTTTACTCAACATGTGGTACTTATTGATCCACAGGGTGATGGGGGGTTTGAGTTGGGAAACAATTTTCCCAGTAACGGATGGACTGTGGTGAATGGTAGCCAAACTAATTATTGGATCATTGGTACCAATGCTGGAAGTCCTTATGGCTCAGCAGCTTTTATCACTAACAATGGAAGCGATAATGCTTATAATACCAGTGCAACCTCAGTTGTCCACTTTTACCGTGATATCACATTTCCAGCAGGTTTTACAGACATTCAACTTACGTTTTGGATCAGAGGTTATGGAGAGTCTACTTTTGACCGATTAAGAGTCTATTTAGTTGACCCATCAACAACACCAGTTGCAGGAACAGAGCTTACTACAGGTCAAATTGGTCTTCCTAATTATAACCTCCAACCCGCATGGATCAAGGTGGGTATACCCATTCCATCAACTTTTGCTGGAACAACTAGGCGCCTAGTTTTTAGCTGGCGCAACGATAACAGTTTGGGAACTCAACCTCCCATAGCTATCGATAACATATCATTAATTGCGCAAATTCCTATTTCTTTCAATGGCTCATATACAATTGATCGAAATTTACCGGCTGGTGGGGGTAATTTTTCTTCGATCATCGATGCTATT is part of the Bacteroidales bacterium genome and harbors:
- a CDS encoding lysophospholipid acyltransferase family protein — its product is MYLCVNESDLIKYKIEFAGFKILYLLIRFNPVWMLRLWARTLGVLMFLSCYRRKVLRKNWKQIVKNEKIKISFLRFSWDYYYRFSLILLESVKGYSMSFEQISHHIIWKGDSKVREVLANGQSAILLLSHFNNWEWLSSFLPSFFQCKVYAVYKPFKNPYFDNFVHHQRESHGMKLYSLKEVKEMIIKALKEPSLMVFLADQRPTRSEFSRAIWVDFFQKKTAFAHGPENIAKKFHLPLFYVRILRKETKYYYEFIELSKSSTIDVTHGLTRTYVRMLEEDISLQPTHYFWSHDRWKFQ